Sequence from the Cuculus canorus isolate bCucCan1 chromosome 24, bCucCan1.pri, whole genome shotgun sequence genome:
ccttccaatttaaagccattccccctcatcccatccctgccctccctgatccagagcccctccccagctttcctggagcccctttcaagtactggaagatgctctaaggtctcctcacagccttcttttctccaggctggacaaccccaactctctgagtCTGTCATTGCGTAGGCAAAGCCACCACATCCTTGCAGATTTTTCCAGGACCTTCTAGCCCTGCTGTCCCATCCCAGGCTGGAAGGATACATCAAGTGAAAAGCCCAGCTTGCAGCTCACAGCAGATGCTCTTTACTGGACCCCCTGTAGCCGGAGCGATGCAGACAAGTCCGGGTATCCCCGGGGGTGGGGAAAGGCGAGGGCAGCACAGGGAAGCCCCAGggattctttttccttcactgcaaCCCTTTGGATCCCCGGCTGTCCTTGCAGATGCCGAAGTTGCTGTTGGTGATGGACCCTATGATGGTCTTATCAGAATCGCAGGTCAAGCCGCTCTCGCAGGGACAGTTGTAGTAGACCCCATAGAGGCTCTGCGAGGAACCGAGGCACGgtgcagctccagggagaggACCTCATCCCTGGCTGCCCCCGGGAGAAGGGGAACACGTACCTTTGGCGAGCACTCCTGGAATTCGGCCGCCTTCGGTGCGCATCGGGCCATGCTGAGGCCACCGTTGCGGTGGCAGCAGCCGCTCTTGCATTGGGCGCTCTGCATGCACAGCTCGCCGGTGTCCTGTGCCACGAGGCAGGGGGTGAGCACCAGgtccctctctgtccccaccTAATCCCTCCCAGCTCTGGGTCCAGGGGGGGGTTTGGGTGGGTGTC
This genomic interval carries:
- the CLPS gene encoding colipase isoform X2, with protein sequence MANELPLCLFLVLLLLAPALPAPHARGLIFNLDTGELCMQSAQCKSGCCHRNGGLSMARCAPKAAEFQECSPKSLYGVYYNCPCESGLTCDSDKTIIGSITNSNFGICKDSRGSKGLQ